The proteins below are encoded in one region of Toxoplasma gondii ME49 chromosome IV, whole genome shotgun sequence:
- a CDS encoding patched family protein (encoded by transcript TGME49_320500~Predicted trans-membrane domain (TMHMM2.0):346-369:604-627:636-656:667-690:704-727:733-756:1266-1289:1439-1462:1476-1499:1526-1549:1563-1586), translating to MFDFREGEPEAHYRRCSAAETCGDEEERGTQNKMSGNGGVPTGEEGFDTGFSDLLEHKVRTYAGSSTGEVTLHHTRPQVPGNSPSPTKTTESGCTKSSSAVGKTPREMTGPHPISSSTTYDLLRPQSSTSDRSGCVPFIRNSHGRSGEQGRASESHNRRLAVQKKGTIDKVGAFFEEVEELNGEPNSTPVLVGAKRRNCEQGVGTNSEDTPSPLYYTGEENEREALEERDGDIKYNGRTRTDTSGEDGRNYCCHVNNGERRDVDEADVEDGGMVEPEKFHAKTPENHVRAVNDDKPDLHRIPWEYSRTFKTLISPLRGIAKKLSELKKRSSDAMDRAFSRHALLVYNHAWHFIVISTLLTAIMSLGIVFRKHENDMYKLYSYSGAPSNLVKAQLLKHFAPVRTTYIVAFSRENHITPESLQGLSDIDQKVRNLTVVRDDVTVDEFGDPLARQKDFNPQTFPKRITFQDLCARDSWGDCNVISVLDLYTSPRVWGRPIVSREWPVVVNVRTKKAYRADAMLGNMTVVEKPQGNGFVHIIRNATAFGIRYDFVGEHGWQHYSAALEKSIEHLVESSEIPGMRLSLKTERSISDELSRSSEMGEWEMILLALAVFAVLLYTVIVNTTFTYRTKSLPGLMGVASTLMGYAGGAGFIYFCGLHHTPPAEATPFLVLGIGVDNAFVLINSYSLTFLIPDPRERIRHTTRDAGLSITCTTMTSVTALIIGAASPYESIAMFCIITAFCLFWGYVMSLTFFLGWLVLDCRREVAHVKRKTLASAKLKGEEEIVSDEEGEMMKGEFHVGEGGYKKGHFAVEDDDSDSHILLKKCTTAKSTQPLIWGSKGYEDVLLALELDGRKEEKHQTKQFSEEEADKQKEQDVHGPNDVSFDRQRKEGRSLGAAFKDCHSRVQVDRRKPASSLYLKEQGARNDESVSVAHTAFSDTRFRNGHAAPRTEEEREEAQDQLSIDADREKGSENEMCIQNFSAALALKKSGDYHQVLSPDFTPQFRAPSSSSCCSSSVGPASEVSFKENPAEQAALLARFRKMSTFGLVSLMVFRTDHRQALKKAKKKRAALKKSKSGPRSRSPGPGRMSRNNKRGESLWSENTKSDDVKTKLRRLTGRLFWWRSQRVETQTTTLLAESDVVRRETKGDKNLDFPTPLTRGSSVHPGDDMSERERVPVGVEYDSEQVNRGAVQVLLPDPSMTPDPSGSWAETASAAGGGRGGEKYITINDDELEEFLDRHVKEPKGNVGRLGRAFLTTYYCRWLASGWIQALITLGFALVCGISIYGFTLIEPGITVDEICPKDSYLRVFFDVRSTYFSTLGEEISVFFADPERWESKAVQDKLMEVHESIYLSHHAVAVHNGMYEFLKYKQSELVDGDKSLFTKTMPHMENTSVLYGWLEETRTILNEAQEFFHGQAFTPLAILWESDPQILGCTVSNLFYALVAIVLMTVLLIPNFLSMIIVAVTVFFVDMALFGFMAIWGLRLNMLTMVILLLAIGYSVDSTTHVLNAFTHCCGQTRRDRMKETMVLMGNAIANGMLSTLLAVFFLMGSDKFVLAVFFKMMILVLTFSFGFGFVFLPVLLLYVGPMPENESIVQFVDTRTAKAKGSRASLRALTNRTGGGSSSRRMSCASGGFGSGRLSSLIDRRLSSRKSGNPELPSSDRDRQDYLNCRDGMEDANAIADCSPHAHRSASAPPATVNAALRE from the exons ATGTTCGATTTCAGAGAAGGGGAACCTGAAGCACATTATCGCCGTTGTTCCGCTGCCGAGACTTGcggtgacgaagaagagcggggaACACAGAATAAAATGTCTGGAAATGGAGGAGTTCCGACTGGGGAAGAGGGCTTTGATACCGGCTTCTCTGACCTTTTGGAACACAAAGTCCGGACGTATGCAGGTAGTTCTACTGGTGAAGTAACACTGCACCACACACGCCCTCAAGTCCCAGGGAACTCACCGTCACCTACGAAAACCACAGAATCAGGATGCACGAAATCGTCGTCCGCCGTCGGAAAGACGCCCAGGGAAATGACAGGCCCTCACCCTATTTCGTCCTCTACTACATACGACCTTCTGCGTCCGCAGTCTTCCACGAGTGACAGAAGCGGTTGCGTCCCTTTCATTAGGAATTCACACGGTCGAAGTGGAGAACAAGGGAGGGCATCAGAAAGCCACAACCGTCGTTTAGCTGTGCAGAAAAAGGGAACAATTGACAAAGTTGGTGCATTCTTTGAAGAAGTTGAAGAATTGAACGGAGAACCGAACTCTACCCCTGTCTTAGTTGGCGCAAAACGGCGAAACTGTGAGCAAGGGGTCGGAACAAACAGTGAGGACACCCCGTCGCCACTCTATTATACgggcgaagaaaacgaaagagaggctCTGGAGGAAAGAGATGGCGATATAAAGTACAACGGGCGTACCCGGACAGACACTAGTGGAGAAGATGGGCGAAACTATTGCTGTCACGTAAAcaatggagagaggagggacgTGGATGAGGCTGACGTCGAAGACGGCGGCATGGTGGAGCCCGAGAAATTCCATGCCAAAACTCCAGAAAACCATGTGCGAGCAGTAAACGACGATAAACCAGACCTGCATCGTATTCCTTGGGAGTATTCACGGACCTTCAAAACGCTGATTTCGCCTCTCCGAGGAATCGCAAAAAAGCTCTCCGAGTTGAAGAAGCGTTCGTCTGATGCAATGGACAGGGCGTTCAGTCGACATGCCCTGTTGGTTTACAATCATGCGTGGCATTTTATTGTTATATCTACACTTTTAACTGCAATAATGTCTCTCGGTATCGTTTTCCGCAAGCACGAAAATGACATGTACAAGCTCTACAGTTATTCAGGCGCTCCAAGCAACTTGGTCAAAGCCCAACTCCTCAAACACTTTGCCCCAGTTCGGACAACCTACATCGTGGCTTTTAGTCGAGAGAACCACATAACACCAGAGAGCCTCCAGGGACTGAGTGACATCGACCAAAAAGTGCGCAATCTAACGGTGGTACGTGACGACGTGACTGTCGATGAGTTTGGTGACCCCTTAGCGAGACAAAAAGATTTCAATCCTCAAACGTTTCCGAAACGTATAACATTCCAGGACCTGTGCGCACGGGATTCATGGGGGGACTGCAATGTTATCTCAGTTCTAGATCTTTACACCTCTCCACGCGTCTGGGGACGCCCGATCGTATCTCGAGAGTGGCCAGTTGTTGTAAATGTCCGAACGAAAAAGGCGTACCGTGCAGATGCAATGCTCGGAAATATGACTGTGGTTGAGAAGCCTCAGGGAAACGGTTTCGTCCACATCATTAGAAATGCCACAGCGTTCGGAATACGATACGACTTCGTCGGCGAACACGGATGGCAGCACTATAGTGCAGCTTTGGAGAAAAGCATTGAGCACTTGGTGGAAAGTTCCGAGATTCCCGGCATGCGGCTCTCCctgaaaacggagagatCAATCAGTGACGAGTTGAGTAGGTCCTCAGAGATGGGAGAATGGGAGATGATCCTGTTGGCCCTCGCCGTCTTTGCCGTCCTGTTGTACACCGTGATTGTGAACACAACCTTCACTTACCGAACGAAAAGTTTACCTGGTCTCATGGGAGTCGCCTCGACATTAATGGGGTATGCAGGTGGGGCCGGATTCATCTATTTCTGCGGCTTACACCATACTCCTCCTGCTGAGGCGACacctttcctcgttttgGGAATAGGAGTTGACAACGCCTTCGTTCTCATAAATTCCTACAGCCTAACTTTCTTAATCCCTGacccgagagagaggatcCGCCACACAACACGCGACGCCGGATTATCGATCACCTGTACAACAATGACAAGTGTAACAGCCCTCATTATTGGCGCCGCCTCGCCATATGAAAGTATTGCCATGTTTTGTATTATCACGGCTTTCTGCTTATTCTGGGGATATGTGATGTCACTCACATTCTTTCTCGGCTGGCTTGTTTTGGACTGCCGCAGAGAAGTGGCGCacgtgaagaggaagacgcttGCGAGCGCAAAACtcaaaggagaggaagaaatagTGTCTgatgaagagggagaaatGATGAAAGGAGAGTTTCACGTAGGTGAAGGTGGATATAAGAAAGGGCATTTCGCTGTCGAAGATGACGACAGTGACAGTCACATTCTACTGAAGAAGTGCACGACAGCAAAGTCAACTCAGCCTCTTATCTGGGGATCCAAGGGTTATGAAGATGTGCTTCTGGCTCTGGAGTTGGAtggcagaaaagaggagaaacaccAGACGAAACAATTttcagaggaggaagcagacaaacAAAAAGAGCAAGATGTGCATGGACCTAACGATGTTTCATTCGACCGGCAACGCAAGGAAGGACGCTCACTGGGAGCCGCGTTCAAGGACTGCCATTCGAGGGTCCAAGTCGATAGAAGAAAACCTGCTTCATCGCTTTATCTGAAAGAACAAGGTGCTCGTAATGACGAGTCGGTCTCAGTCGCGCATACCGCGTTTTCTGACACTCGGTTCCGGAATGGACACGCAGCTCCAcggacggaagaagagagagaggaagcacaaGACCAACTGTCAATCGACGCAGATCGAGAAAAAGGTTCAGAAAATGAAATGTGCATTCAGAATTTCTCTGCCGCCCTGGCTCTcaagaaaagtggagacTATCACCAGGTCCTGAGCCCCGATTTCACTCCTCAGTTTCGCgctccttcgtcgtcttcgtgtTGTTCTTCATCTGTAGGACCCGCAAGCGAAGTATCTTTCAAAGAGAACCCCGCAGAGCAGGCTGCCCTACTCGCGCGATTCCGAAAAATGTCCACTTTTGGTCTAGTGTCTTTGATGGTCTTCCGAACCGACCACCGGCAGGCACtgaaaaaggcgaaaaagaagagagctgcactgaagaagagcaaaaGCGGGCCTAGATCCCGGTCGCCTGGACCAGGGAGAATGTCCAGAAATAACAAACGGGGCGAATCTTTGTGGTCCGAGAATACAAAATCTGACGACGTCAAAACAAAGTTGAGGAGACTGACGGGAAGGCTTTTCTGGTGGCGGTCACAGAGAGTAGAAACTCAGACAACTACACTGCTTGCAGAAAGCGACGTCGtcagacgagaaacgaaaggcgaCAAGAATCTCGATTTCCCAACGCCCCTGACGAGAGGATCCAGTGTCCATCCTGGCGACGACATGAGCGAACGTGAAAG GGTACCGGTGGGAGTAGAATATGATTCGGAGCAGGTAAACCGAGGTGCCGTCCAAGTTCTTCTTCCGGACCCTTCCATGACGCCGGACCCATCCGGGAGCTGGGCAGAAACGGCAAGTGCGGCTGGCGGCGgtcgtggaggagagaaataTATCACAATCAACGACGACGAACTCGAGGAATTCCTTGATAGGCATGTCAAGGAGCCGAAAGGAAATGTCGGACGTCTCGGAAGAGCCTTCCTGACTACGTACTACTGCAG ATGGCTCGCATCAGGATGGATCCAAGCTCTCATTACACTTGGCTTCGCTCTGGTGTGCGGCATCTCCATCTACGGCTTCACGCTGATTGAACCGGGCATCACGGTCGACGAAATTTGCCCGAAGGATTCTTATCTGAGA GTTTTCTTCGACGTCCGATCCACCTACTTTAGCACCCTGGGTGAAGAAATCTCAGTTTTCTTCGCAGATCCGGAGCGCTGGGAATCTAAGGCGGTACAGGATAAACTGATGGAAGTCCACGAGTCGATTTACCTCTCACATCACGCCGTTGCGGTTCACAATGGAATGTACGAGTTCCTCAAATACAAGCAGAGCGAACTCGTTGACGGTGATAAAAGCCTCTTTACAAAAAC GATGCCACACATGGAAAACACCAGCGTGCTGTACGGATGGCTTGAGGAAACAAGGACGATTTTGAACGAAGCACAGGAATTCTTTCACGGCCAAGCCTTCACGCCTCTCGCCATTCTCTGGGAGAGCGACCCACAAATTCTCGGCTGCACCGTCTCAAATCTGTTCTATGCACTAGTGGCAATCGTGCTG ATGACTGTTTTACTGATTCCCAACTTCTTATCCATGATCATCGTGGCTGTCACAGTCTTCTTCGTGGATATGGCACTCTTTGGGTTTATGGCCATCTGGGGCCTGCGCCTCAACATGCTCACCATGGTGATTCTGCTTCTTGCAATTG GTTACAGTGTTGACAGCACGACACACGTTCTGAACGCTTTCACACACTGCTGCGGACAGACACGGAGAGACCGAATGAAGGAGACTATGGTTTTAATGGGAAACGCCATTGCGAACGGGATGCTTTCGACCCTGCttgctgtcttctttcttaTGGGCTCCGACAAATTCGTTCTGGCGGTCTTTTTCAAAATGATGATCTTG GTCCTTACCTTTTCCTTCGGATTCGGGTTCGTATTTCTCCCCGTGTTGCTTCTGTACGTCGGCCCGATGCCTGAGAATGAGTCCATTGTTCAATTCGTCGACACCAGAACTGCCAAAGCGAAGGGATCGCGAGCGTCGCTGCGCGCACTAACAAATCGCACGGGCGGCGGGTCGAGCAGCCGCCGCATGTCTTGTGCTTCTGGGGGTTTTGGCAGCggtcgcctttcctctttgaTCGACCGTCGTCTGAGCAGCCGCAAAAGTGGCAATCCGGAATTGCCATCTTCTGACCGCGACCGGCAAGACTATCTCAACTGCCGAGACGGAATGGAGGACGCAAATGCAATCGCAGACTGCTCGCCTCACGCCCATCGATCTGCGTCCGCTCCTCCTGCTACTGTCAACGCCGCTCTACGGGAATAA
- a CDS encoding Rab11b (encoded by transcript TGME49_320480~Product name based on PMID:20686666.): MAGGSEDYDHLYKVILVGDATVGKTHLLSRYIRGTLPKSPKATIGVEFATRTVPLAVGGTVKAQIWDTAGQERYRSITSAHYRRAVGALLVYDVTRKSTFLNASKWLEELRQNSEPDIVIMMVGNKLDLVEKDPTARDVPYELAAKFAQANGLYFSEASAVTAFNVKHIFEHLLQEIYNHRTQGEEFSGRANGADAYRDAQALGGVRLAANANMYGRNPQNLSCCG, encoded by the exons ATGGCGGGGGGTTCTGAAGACTACGACCATCTCTACAAAGTGATTCTGGTGGGAGACGCGACTGTAGGAAAGACGCACTTGCTTTCGCGTTATATTCGAGGAACTCTGCCCAAGAGCCCGAAAGCCACCATCGGCGTCGAGTTCGCCACGCGCACGGTGCCGCTCGCAGTCGGCGGAACTGTCAAAGCACAg ATTTGGGACACAGCTGGTCAAGAGCGGTACCGCAGCATCACCAGCGCGCATTACCGCCGCGCAGTAGGTGCGTTGTTGGTTTACGACGTGACGAGGAAGTCCACTTTTCTGAATGCGTCAAAATGGCTAGAGGAATTGCGCCAGAACTCGGAGCCTGACATCGTCATCATGATGGTTGGGAACAAACTCGACTTGGTCGAAAAAGACCCCACAGCTCGAGAT GTTCCCTACGAGTTGGCTGCGAAGTTCGCGCAGGCGAACGGCTTGTATTTCAGCGAGGCGAGTGCAGTGACGGCGTTCAACGTGAAACATATTTTTGAACATTTGCTCCAGGAGATTTACAACCACAGAACGCAAGGAGAAGAGTTCTCTGGAAGAGCGAACGGGGCGGATGCGTACAGAGACGCTCAGGCTCTCGGCGGTGTGCGTCTCGCGGCCAACGCGAACATGTACGGCAGAAACCCTCAGAATCTGTCCTGCTGTGGCTGA
- a CDS encoding N-acyl-phosphatidylethanolamine-hydrolyzing phospholipase D family protein (encoded by transcript TGME49_320490~Predicted trans-membrane domain (TMHMM2.0):147-170), whose product MRNASSSSAPRGNAETPASRRDEAVARELCSFPHGGEMEQGGAMCERRAAAERTNACESVSRVSSSPAVSATDTNNDGDRREGSALSDCASPRDRRNDTEPRSAEAPEPLEVSGDASRTSKTCPRRESDPASATTVAHRELNLEKSSVRFFVCLFVAMVFCVFVCLCLLHDKPNNPLVLLTRAAPLDEGSATWTSQALASVFSIFVSLGVSPSVFPLSLFSYPREFDRFPHIHRKTHDVSSPLSSSPLSSSPFSSSSLSPPESSSVSPLSADEVDAAVGVDGAFLDSLSPWEMRAFLLADGWSETPNQRTAPLLMPAVLPRLPRAGGGEHLRRHHHSVDSAASPSLPVTAETVLESGRHLLTANVYEEARSVLDQAVREGHLTRAVRMHGQFLYPWKMFSAAEREVLRLTADQVRWFPKWVKNHRHSQRVEKSVLDAFLPVLRPQFADKYGGPGSPDEGRSRGIRYTWLGHATGLVNVDGLKILIDPMFDGDLIGPYSEWLRSVMKYISALCGSLGERHRRPPCEYDELPTDVDVVLLSHNHPDHIMEHDAHSICSRFAKHFRRSIWYVPEGVTGFLRQQGCLPSSIFEFSWGESRTLSCHLRHGRRVCSDGVWHKRRAKTETFKFTFTAGVHWSGRSPSKIDHNTSLWGGFAVAGPEHKFFYGGDTAYWRPDFDEYRKIGHILGPFHLAALPIGAYEPNADLRYQHVKPWETVQMFKDVRAEAAVGVHWGTLRLSAEEFFDPMLDLECALLHVSEEDCKKASELQHRYVAAHALLTQLPKEVAARRNGGEVGAQPTRVGRGRSTRPRRESETSWRTVGSWGEGRPDSSDGGSTEYRRRRRSTSLDDDSRDRTETPRDPDVGSVSAGAKRVAQDQVTRVETTPEAFFSESVEVSQETTPGREPQSPSEAERRKRRRDQFVDFSLSGSRFGSPSSSEFGEGQPMKRQELKQVEAKREEDEDHVTYGISERVARAGGLPPLPEQAKLVAEVLHKLENLMIPQAHPYRHASNIQRLLRSLKLQDAGLLADDDAWKEFLLTEGARFQTVFLGQSIQVEAAGGDFVRMTRSSGLEHVWPEAPEEHYTFPTKYFDVERGQRLPPREDGAGVFSSLPAWRESQSPESDFSSASSDDPGLFI is encoded by the exons ATGAGAAATGCCAGTTCGTCCTCGGCTCCTCGCggcaacgcagagacgcctgcgagcaggagagacgaggcggTGGCAAGGGAGCTTTgttctttccctcacggaGGCGAGATGGAACAGGGTGGGGCCATGTGCGAGCGACGAGCCGCCGCAGAGCGGACGAACGCGTGTGAGTcggtctctcgcgtctcgtcATCGCCCGCAGTCTCTGCGACCGACACAAACAATGatggagacaggagagagggatCTGCCTTGAGTGACTGCGCGTCGccacgagacagaagaaacgacaccGAACCGCGGTCCGCAGAGGCCCCAGAGCCTCTCGAAGTGAGTGGAGATGCGTCGCGAACGTCGAAGACATGTCCCCGACGCGAGAGCGATCCTGCAAGCGCGACAACAGTTGCACATCGGGAACTGAACCTTGAGAAGTCCTcagttcgtttcttcgtgtgtctcttcgtcgcgatggtgttttgtgtcttcgtctgtctgtgtctcctccacgaTAAACCGAACAACCCCCTTGTTCTCCTCACACGCGCCGCTCCGCTCGACGAGGGGTCCGCAACGTGGACATCACAGGCGCTTGCGTCGGTTTTCTCtatcttcgtctctctcggcgtctctccttccgtgtttcccctctctcttttctcctaCCCCCGCGAGTTCGACCGCTTTCCCCACATCCACCGAAAAACGCATgacgtctcttctcctctctcttcctctcctctctcttcctctcctttctcttcctcttcgctctctcctcccgagtcgtcgtctgtctctcctctgtccgcCGACGAGGTGGACGCGGCTGTCGGAGTTGACGGGGCGTTTCTCGACTCGTTGTCTCCGTGGGAAATGCGCGCCTTCTTGCTGGCCGACGGTTGGTCGGAGACTCCGAACCAGCGAACGGCGCCTCTGTTGATGCCTGCTGTCCTGCCGCGACTGCCGCGCGCGGGCGGGGGCGAGCACCTGCGGCGCCACCATCACTCGGTGGACAGCGCAGCTTCGCCGTCGCTTCCGGTCACAGCCGAGACGGTTCTGGAGAGCGGCCGTCACCTCCTGACGGCGAACGTCTACGAGGAGGCGCGGTCGGTGTTGGACCAGGCGGTGCGGGAGGGGCACCTGACGCGCGctgtgcgcatgcacggcCAGTTTTTGTATCCGTGGAAGATGTTCTCGGCGGCGGAGCGGGAGGTATTGCGTCTGACTGCCGACCAGGTGCGCTGGTTCCCCAAGTGGGTGAAGAACCACCGACACTCGCAGCGCGTGGAGAAGAGCGTTctcgacgcgtttctcccggTTTTGCGGCCGCAGTTCGCGGACAAGTACGGCGGCCCAGGGAGTCCAGACGAGGGACGGAGTCGGGGGATTCGGTACACATGGCTCGGTCACGCGACGGGTTTGGTGAACGTCGACGGCCTGAAGATCTTGATCGATCCGATGTTCGACGGGGACCTGATTGGGCCGTACAGCGAGTGGCTGCGAAGCGTAATGAAGTACATCAGCGCGCTGTGCGGCTCTCTGGGCGAACGCCACCGGCGCCCACCGTGCGAGTACGACGAACTCCCGACAGACGTCGACGTCGTCCTGTTGAGTCACAACCACCCCGATCACATCATGGAGCACGACGCCCACTCGATTTGCTCGCGCTTCGCGAAGCACTTCCGGCGCTCGATCTGGTACGTCCCCGAGGGCGTCACAGGCTTTCTCCGGCAGCAAGGGTGTCTCCCGTCCTCGATTTTCGAGTTCTCTTGGGGCGAGTCGCGCACTCTCTCTTGCCACTTGCGCCACGGCCGCCGCGTCTGCAGCGACGGAGTATGGCACAAGCGACGCGCCAAGACGGAGACCTTCAAATTCACTTTCACAGCAGGGGTGCACTGGTCGGGACGCTCGCCGTCGAAGATCGACCACAACACCTCGTTGTGGGGTGGGTTCGCAGTCGCAGGCCCTGAGCACAAGTTCTTCTACGGCGGAGACACGGCGTACTGGCGCCCCGACTTTGACGAGTATCGAAAGATTGGACACATTCTCGGTCCGTTCCACCTGGCCGCCCTGCCGATTGGGGCGTACGAACCGAACGCGGATCTGCGCTACCAACATGTGAAGCCGTGGGAGACCGTGCAGATGTTCAAGGACGTGAGGGCAGAGGCCGCCGTGGGGGTTCACTGGGGCAccctccgcctctctgccgAGGAGTTCTTCGATCCGATGCTCGATCTCGAGTGTGCGTTGCTGCATGTaagcgaagaagactgcAAAAAGGCCTCGGAACTGCAGCATCGGTACGTCGCTGCCCACGCCCTGCTCACGCAGCTGCCGAAGGAAGttgcggcgagaaggaacggaggGGAAGTTGGCGCGCAACCCACTCGCGTAGGGAGGGGACGGAGCACCAGGCCGCGGAGAGAGTCGGAGACAAGCTGGAGGACTGTGGGGTCCTGGGGCGAGGGGCGACCCGACAGCAGCGACGGGGGGTCGACCGAGTAccggcgacggagacggagCACCAGCCTCGACGACGACAGTCGCGACCGAACAGAGACTCCCAGAGATCCCGATGTCGGCTCTGTGTCTGCGGGCGCAAAGCGAGTGGCGCAGGACCAGGTGACCCGAGTTGAGACGACCCCagaggccttcttctctgagtCCGTGGAAGTGTCTCAGGAGACAACACCGGGCCGAGAACCCCAAAGTCCATCAGAggccgagaggagaaagcggaggCGAGACCAGTTCGTGGACTTCTCGCTGTCCGGATCCAGATTCGGTTCGCCGAGCTCGAGTGAGTTTGGAGAAGGTCAGCCGATGAAGAGGCAGGAGCTGAAGCaggtggaggcgaagcgcgaggaggaTGAAGATCACGTGACCTACGGGATCTCCGAGCGCGTAGCGAGAGCGGGGGGCCTCCCGCCGTTGCCTGAACAGGCGAAACTCGTTGCGGAGGTCCTGCACAAACTGGAGAACTTGATGATTCCGCAGGCCCACCCCTACCGTCACGCCTCCAACATTCAGCGTCTCCTCCGGTCCCTGAAACTCCAAGACGCAGGCCTGCTCGCCGACGACGACGCTTGGAAAGAATTCCTCCTCACCGAGGGTGCCAGGTTTCAGACTGTCTTCCTCGGCCAGTCCATTCAA GTGGAGGCGGCTGGAGGCGATTTTGTGCGGATGACGCGGAGCAGCGGCCTCGAGCATGTGTGGCCAGAAGCACCGGAAGAACATTACACCTTTCCCACCAAGTATTTCGACGTTGAGCGAGGACAGCGACTCCCGCCGCGCGAGGACGGAGCCGGCGTCTTTTCAAGTTTGCCGGCTTGGCGGGAGAGTCAATCTCCAGAAAGcgacttttcttctgcgagtTCCGACGATCCGGGTCTGTTCATTTAA